The Streptomyces luteogriseus genome includes a window with the following:
- a CDS encoding NYN domain-containing protein yields MVETTGGGPGDGAAEVLDRPLPDGVRRRVVQIVSDGFGSLTVGELPAQLRQYARFAPNRRAKFAGNAMAAALETDPLFRQRIGEKLRETQPELTGALDSGSPPPAADPLDVAAAAYVLRPLDWVKLVTAAGEEAQRADAERADEENRAELERLRAELDRARDHTRAETERLRTELESAKKETESLHRKLRAALSDVKRGEAALRKAQGEIEAVRAEAHAQVSAAESETRRLKSRLGESEAALEAARRAAREGRSVEDMRVRLLLDTLLDATQGLRRELALPPVSVRPAETVDAVEPGRMTPKDIAARALSEDDPQVLDQLLALPQAHLVVDGYNVTKTGYPQMPLEKQRLRLLGQLSQLAAQSGAEVTCVFDGAELAAPVLLAPPRGVRVLFSKPGVTADELIRQLVRAEPPGRPVIVASTDREVADGVARAGARPVASAMLLRRLSRA; encoded by the coding sequence ATGGTGGAGACCACGGGCGGGGGGCCGGGTGACGGCGCCGCCGAGGTGCTCGACCGTCCGCTGCCCGACGGCGTGCGCCGCAGGGTCGTGCAGATCGTCTCCGACGGCTTCGGCTCGCTGACGGTCGGCGAGCTGCCCGCGCAGCTCAGGCAGTACGCCCGGTTCGCTCCGAACCGCCGGGCGAAGTTCGCCGGCAACGCGATGGCGGCCGCCCTGGAGACCGATCCGCTGTTCCGGCAGCGCATCGGGGAGAAGCTCAGAGAGACCCAGCCGGAGCTGACCGGCGCCCTCGACTCAGGCTCCCCGCCCCCGGCCGCGGACCCGCTCGACGTGGCGGCCGCGGCCTACGTACTGCGGCCCCTCGACTGGGTGAAGCTCGTGACCGCCGCCGGCGAGGAGGCCCAGCGGGCCGACGCCGAGCGCGCCGACGAGGAGAACCGGGCCGAGCTGGAGCGGCTGCGCGCCGAGCTCGACCGGGCCCGTGATCACACCCGGGCCGAGACCGAGCGGCTGCGCACGGAGCTGGAATCGGCCAAGAAGGAAACCGAGTCGCTGCACCGCAAGCTGCGTGCCGCCCTCAGCGACGTCAAGCGGGGCGAGGCCGCCCTGCGTAAGGCGCAGGGCGAGATCGAGGCAGTCCGTGCCGAGGCGCACGCACAGGTGTCCGCCGCCGAGAGCGAGACCCGGCGCCTCAAGTCCCGGCTGGGCGAGAGCGAGGCCGCTCTGGAGGCCGCGCGCCGGGCCGCCCGCGAGGGCCGCAGCGTCGAGGACATGCGGGTCCGGCTGCTGCTGGACACCCTGCTGGACGCGACCCAGGGGCTCCGCCGCGAACTGGCCCTGCCCCCGGTGTCGGTGCGGCCCGCCGAGACCGTCGACGCCGTCGAGCCGGGCCGGATGACCCCCAAGGACATCGCCGCCCGCGCCCTGTCGGAGGACGACCCGCAGGTCCTCGATCAGCTGCTGGCGCTGCCGCAGGCCCATCTGGTCGTCGACGGCTACAACGTCACCAAGACCGGCTATCCGCAGATGCCGCTGGAGAAGCAGCGCCTGCGGTTGCTCGGGCAGCTCTCCCAACTGGCCGCGCAGAGCGGCGCTGAGGTGACCTGCGTCTTCGACGGCGCCGAGCTCGCCGCACCGGTGCTGCTGGCCCCGCCGCGCGGGGTGCGCGTGCTGTTCTCGAAGCCGGGCGTCACGGCCGACGAGCTCATCCGCCAGCTGGTGCGCGCCGAACCGCCGGGCCGCCCGGTCATCGTGGCGTCCACCGACCGCGAGGTCGCCGACGGTGTGGCCCGGGCCGGCGCCCGCCCGGTCGCCTCCGCGATGCTGCTCAGGCGGCTTTCACGGGCCTAG
- a CDS encoding C40 family peptidase — protein MASHRRPKQPSRARVTVLTTAAAAAVAFSSQAANAAPSEKPSKDEVKTKVDKLYEEAEQATEKYNGAKEKQEKLQKEISTIQDNVARGQEELNELRDGLGLAAASQYRTGSIDPSVQLFLSANPEDYLDKASTLDQLSSQQVEALKKVQEKQRELAQQRAEASEKLKDLASTRTELGKKKKEVQGKLSSAQKLLNSLTAAEKAALAAEQSRASRASERDALDVDVPPGSGRAAAAFAFAQSQLGKPYVYGATGMSSFDCSGLTSRAYAAAGMQIPRTSEAQSQIGTKIYSTSQLKVGDLVFFFNDLHHVGLYAGNGQIIHAPRTGTVVRYESMSTIGGPFMFGVRV, from the coding sequence GTGGCGTCCCACCGTCGTCCTAAGCAGCCGAGCCGCGCACGTGTGACCGTGCTGACCACCGCCGCCGCCGCTGCCGTCGCCTTCAGCTCGCAGGCCGCCAACGCGGCCCCCAGTGAGAAGCCGAGCAAGGACGAGGTCAAGACCAAGGTCGACAAGCTCTACGAAGAGGCGGAGCAGGCCACCGAGAAGTACAACGGGGCCAAGGAGAAGCAGGAGAAGCTCCAGAAGGAGATCTCCACCATCCAGGACAACGTGGCCCGCGGCCAGGAGGAGCTCAACGAGCTCCGCGACGGTCTGGGCCTCGCCGCCGCGTCGCAGTACCGCACCGGCTCCATCGACCCCTCCGTCCAGCTGTTCCTCTCCGCGAACCCCGAGGACTACCTCGACAAGGCCTCCACGCTCGACCAGTTGAGCAGCCAGCAGGTCGAGGCACTGAAGAAGGTCCAGGAGAAGCAGCGCGAACTGGCACAGCAGCGCGCCGAGGCCTCCGAGAAGCTCAAGGACCTCGCCTCCACCCGGACCGAACTGGGCAAGAAGAAGAAGGAAGTCCAGGGCAAGCTCTCCTCCGCGCAGAAGCTGCTCAACAGCCTCACCGCCGCCGAGAAGGCCGCACTCGCCGCCGAGCAGAGCCGCGCCAGCCGGGCCAGCGAGCGCGACGCCCTCGACGTCGACGTCCCGCCCGGCTCGGGCCGCGCCGCGGCCGCCTTCGCCTTCGCCCAGAGCCAGCTCGGCAAGCCCTACGTCTACGGCGCCACCGGCATGAGCTCCTTCGACTGCTCCGGCCTCACCTCCCGGGCCTACGCCGCCGCCGGCATGCAGATCCCGCGCACCTCCGAAGCGCAGTCCCAGATCGGCACCAAGATCTACTCCACCAGCCAGCTCAAGGTCGGCGACCTGGTGTTCTTCTTCAACGACCTGCACCACGTCGGCCTCTACGCCGGCAACGGGCAGATCATCCACGCCCCGCGCACCGGCACCGTCGTCCGCTACGAGTCGATGAGCACCATCGGCGGCCCCTTCATGTTCGGCGTCCGGGTCTGA